One segment of Cydia amplana chromosome 16, ilCydAmpl1.1, whole genome shotgun sequence DNA contains the following:
- the LOC134655033 gene encoding ionotropic receptor 75a-like, with protein MKILFLFIIVLFLSLGKAFDDNDINMIVSFVTLDDRATAVLTPYVCWSAYELTSLAKTLHDTGISMAASLQPNRPELFLQNLVIVVDLRCRGTDDFLIKASDEGFFKSPYRWLLISHDQTELNVLDHLAMLVDSDVIVAQRRGEDYQYVEVYKIIENSQLMYSTRALWRPIDKNRNNTAIITYYNKSKAVANKYGIVEDYRKSKILSIKRMDIRKHTLTMVNVITDSNDTRKHMDDRLNLHQDSITKMSYMVVKICFEMMNSTEKLIFTNTWGYVDKNGSWNGIIERLIKKEGDIGTLTIFTQERMKSIDYIAMVGTTAVRFVFREPPLAYVSNIFALPFTGAVWLAVFVCVLACALFMYITSKWEATMGMHPMQLDGSWADVLILIIGAVLQQGCTLEPRRAAGRIVTLLLFVALTILYAAYSANIVVLLRAPSSSVRSLQDILNSPIKLGASDFAYNRYFFKKLNEPLRKEIYNKKIAPKGKKANFYTMKEGIEKIRKGLFAFHMELNPGYRLIQETYQEDEKCDLVEIDYINEIDPWVPGQKRSPYKDLFKINFIKIRESGIQHCIHQRLHVGKPRCLGAVNTFSSVGIMDMYSAMLATMYGMFMAPAVLLLEIAYNRLMVAREKRMQHNNAHLVY; from the exons ATGAAGATATTGTTTTTGTTCATTATTGTCTTATTTTTGAGTTTAGGAAAGGCttttgatgataatgacattaataTGATAGTATCTTTCGTCACGCTCGATGATAGGGCCACAGCTGTATTGACACCTTATGTATGTTGGAGTGCAT ATGAACTGACATCTCTAGCGAAGACTCTGCACGATACTGGTATCAGCATGGCGGCGTCACTGCAGCCGAACAGACCTGAACTATTTCTGCAGAACCTCGTCATAGTGGTCGACTTGAGGTGCAGAGGAACTGATGACTTCTTGATCAag GCCAGTGACGAAGGTTTCTTTAAGTCTCCATACCGGTGGCTGCTAATAAGCCATGACCAAACCGAGCTGAACGTCTTGGATCATTTGGCTATGCTGGTAGATAGTGACGTCATTGTAGCGCAAAGGAGAGGAGAGGATTATCAATACGTCgaag TTTACAAAATAATAGAGAACTCTCAACTGATGTACAGCACCAGAGCTCTATGGCGACCCATAGACAAGAATCGCAACAACACTGCAATAATAACTTACTATAACAAATCGAAAGCTGTAGCTAACAAATATGGAATAGTAGAAGACTATAGAAAGAGCAAGATCCTGTCTATTAAGAGAATGGATATAAGGAAGCATACGTTGACGATGGTTAATGTTATAACGGACAGCAATGATACTAGGAAACATATGGATGACAGATT AAACTTACACCAAGACTCCATAACAAAGATGTCATACATGGTGGTGAAGATCTGCTTCGAGATGATGAACTCCACGGAGAAGCTGATATTCACCAACACCTGGGGCTACGTGGACAAGAACGGCTCCTGGAACGGCATTATAGAGAGGCTCATCAAGAAAGAAGGGGATATTG GGACCTTGACAATCTTCACCCAAGAGCGCATGAAGAGCATCGACTACATCGCAATGGTGGGCACCACGGCAGTCCGTTTCGTGTTTCGCGAGCCTCCTCTCGCTTATGTCTCCAACATCTTTGCTCTCCCTTTCACTGGCGCGGTGTGGCTGGCCGTGTTCGTCTGTGTGCTGGCTTGTGCCTTGTTCATGTATATCACGTCCAAGTGGGAAGCCACTATGGGCATG CATCCAATGCAGCTTGACGGATCGTGGGCGGATGTGTTGATTTTGATAATTGGTGCTGTGCTGCAGCAAGGTTGTACTCTGGAACCCAGGCGTGCAGCAG GGAGGATAGTGACTCTGTTACTCTTCGTCGCACTAACAATATTGTACGCCGCATACTCTGCCAACATCGTCGTGCTGCTGCGAGCCCCAAGTTCTTCAGTCAGGAGTCTACAGGACATATTGAACTCCCCTATCAAGCTGGGCGCGAGTGATTTCGCCTACAATAGGTATTTTTTCAAG AAATTGAATGAACCTCTTCGCAAAGAGATCTACAACAAGAAGATCGCACCGAAAGGAAAGAAAGCTAACTTTTACACAATGAAGGAAGGAATTGAGAAGATTAGAAAG GGTCTTTTCGCTTTCCACATGGAACTGAACCCTGGCTACCGTCTTATCCAAGAGACCTACCAGGAGGACGAGAAGTGTGACCTTGTAGAAATAGACTACATCAATGAGATAGACCCTTGGGTGCCTGGACAGAAGCGATCGCCGTACAAAGACCTGTTTAAGATCAA CTTCATAAAGATCCGTGAATCCGGCATCCAACACTGCATCCACCAGCGCCTCCACGTGGGCAAGCCGCGGTGCCTCGGCGCCGTCAACACCTTCAGCAGCGTGGGCATCATGGACATGTACTCGGCCATGCTGGCTACCATGTACGGCATGTTCATGGCACCAGCGGTGTTGTTACTAGAGATTGCCTATAACCGCCT GATGGTGGCTCGAGAAAAAAGAATGCAGCACAATAATGCACACTTAGTCTACTAA